CAAGGTCGAGATCCATGGGGAAATGTTGTAAATGTTATTTTACCTCAATCTACTAATATAAGTAATACTCTTCTTCCTGTTCGTATCATAGCATCAAAAAAACATTCATTGGTAGCAGAACCTTTAATTATTTAATATGGAAATTAGTCTTTAATAAGACCATATATTATTATGATATGTTTTTTGCAGTTAGGTTATAAAGTAGGAATAGGGTACTAATATATTTTTATGTAACTATTCAGTATAAGTAGTATAGCTAATGTATTTCCACTAATTATAGATAAAACTTATGATTGATTTTCATATTGAAGTTTCTTGTCTAGGAAAAGGGTTATTACCATCAGAAGCATTAGCTTTTGCTTCTTTTTCTGGATTTAATTCAGTAGGTCTTGTTATTAAATCTGATGCTATTAGTTATAAGTATGAGCTACCATTATTAATTAACACAATACAACAGAGTTTATTATATACAGAGTTAAATGTATTTCCTGGAGTAGTTTTTGCTCATGTCCCTCCAGAATTACTTAAAGACGTTGTATGTAGCGCTCGAGAACTAGGAGCACAGCTTATATTAGCACAAGGAGAGGGTAGTTTTTTGGGTTATTCATTATCGACTGCAATAGGAACTAACTTTGCAATAATTAACTCTGGAATTGATATATTGACATGTCCTGGATTGATTTCAAGTGAAGATGCAGCATTTGCTACAGAGAAAGGAATATCTATAGAGTTAACAGGAGGCTATCCCTGTAATTTGTTTAATGGACATATAGTATCTATGTTTTCTTTATTTAATTTTAATCTAACAATTTCTTGTGGAATTACAAAAAAAAGTTGTTTTTCTTCTCCAGAGATTACAAGAAACTTTTTCCAAGGAATTGCCTTTGGTGCTGGACTTGATAAAAAAAGTTTTGATTATATTCATTGTGAGTCAAGAAAAACTGTTCAAAGGTTATTATTAAGCACTAAATAGGACATAACTATTTTTTGTAAAAGGAGTTTAAACGTTGGATATACTACTTCCCTTTGAAAAAAGACGTGAACAGTTACATAAGGTTATGTCTGAAAGAAAACTGGATGGACTTTTAGTATATCATGCTGCTAATAGATACTATTTATCAGGTTTTGAATTACATAATCCTCAATGTAATGAAAGTGCAGGCTGTTTAATTATATTAGCTAATGGTAAAGACTGGTTATGTACAGACTCAAGGTACACTGAGGCAGCAAAACGTCTATGGGATGAGGATTTCATATATAGTTATGGACACAACATTCCAGAACAACTTGGATTACTTATAAATAAAATATTACCAAAAGGTAGCTGTATTGGTTTTGAGTCAAAAGTACTTTCAGTAAATTTTTTTGAAGCTTTTGTTGAACAATTACAAGATATTACACCTGTAAGTGCTGATGGTATAGTTGAAGATTTAAGAGTAATAAAAGACGAACAAGAAGTTCGATTAATGGAACAATCGTGTTTATTAAACCAT
The sequence above is drawn from the Lawsonia intracellularis PHE/MN1-00 genome and encodes:
- a CDS encoding histidinol phosphate phosphatase domain-containing protein; amino-acid sequence: MIDFHIEVSCLGKGLLPSEALAFASFSGFNSVGLVIKSDAISYKYELPLLINTIQQSLLYTELNVFPGVVFAHVPPELLKDVVCSARELGAQLILAQGEGSFLGYSLSTAIGTNFAIINSGIDILTCPGLISSEDAAFATEKGISIELTGGYPCNLFNGHIVSMFSLFNFNLTISCGITKKSCFSSPEITRNFFQGIAFGAGLDKKSFDYIHCESRKTVQRLLLSTK